The stretch of DNA AGGCGGATAGTGGAACTACCGGCTCCCAAAGCAGCATCAAACACCCAAAACGCTACGGCGATGCCGCTTAAAAATGTAACAGGGCCGGAAAACCGGCCCTGTTTATACTGCTTATGCAATTTGGCTGCTGGCAGCCAAAGGCGGAATTAGTCGCACAGCTCGAACAGAGCTGCCGCGCCCATGCCGCCGCCGATGCACATGGACTCCACGCCGTATTTCACGCCGTGTTTGTTCATGTTGTACAGCAGGGTGGCGGCCAGCTTGGCGCCGGTGCATCCCAGGGGATGGCCCAGTGCGATGGCGCCGCCGTTGATGTTGATCTTTTCCATGTACTGGGGCTTGTTCAGGCCGATTTCACGGATGGAATACAGGGCCTGGGAAGCGAAAGCCTCGTTGATTTCCCAGAGTCCGATGTCGTCGATGGTCAGGCCCACTTTGTCCAGCAGCTTGGGAATGGCGTAGCGGGGGCCCACGCCCATTTCGTCGGGACGGCAGCCCACGGTGGTGTAGCACACCAGCTTGGCCAGGGGCTTCACGCCCAGTTCCTTGACCTTGTTTTCGGACATGATCACGCAAGCGGCTGCGCCGTCCGTGGTCTGGGAGGAGTTGCCCGCGGTGACGGAGCCGGCGGCTGCGAACACGGGGCGGAGTTTGGCAAGACCTTCCAGGGTCGTGCTTTCGCGGACGCCGTCGTCAAAATCCTGGAGAAAGGTTTCCTGCTTGGAAAGTCCGTCTTCGCCGATTACGTACTTGACGGCGGGAGTGGGGATGATTTCGCCGTATAGGCCTTCCTTCTGAGCCTTAACGGCTTTCATCTGGGAATTAAAAGCGAACTCATCCTGGGCTTCGCGGGAAATGCCGTAGCGGTTGGCCACGTTTTCCGCAGTGGTGCCCATGGAGCAGTACAGGTCGGCGCCGCCGGCCTGGGTGTGGTTCGGGTACGGACGGGGCATGTTGCCGCCCATGGGCACGAAGGTCATGGATTCCACGCCGCCGGCCATGGTGATGTCGGACCATCCCACCATAACGCGGGAGCTGGCCAGTGCAATGGCTTCCAGTCCGGAGGAGCAGAAGCGGTTGACCGTAGCGCCGGAGACCTCAATGGGGAAGCCGGCGATCTGGTTGGCCACGCGGCCTATATTCAATCCCTGCTCGGCTTCGGGGAAGGAGCAGCCCATCATAACGTCGTCTACGTCGCCTTTTTCCATGCCAGGAACCTTATCCACGGCGGCGTTCAGAATGTGGGACAGCAGGGCCTCGGGGCGGGTGTCCTTGAAGGCGCCCTTGTTCCTGCGGCATCCCGGGGTTCTCACTGCGCTGACTATGTATGCATCTCTCATATATCTATCCCTCCTGATGTTGGGAAAAATTGTTCTTTAATTGCGAAGAGGTTTGCCAGTGGCCAGCATGTGTTCGACGCGGGCGATGGTCTTTTCTTCCTTGAACAG from Desulfatibacillum aliphaticivorans DSM 15576 encodes:
- a CDS encoding thiolase family protein: MRDAYIVSAVRTPGCRRNKGAFKDTRPEALLSHILNAAVDKVPGMEKGDVDDVMMGCSFPEAEQGLNIGRVANQIAGFPIEVSGATVNRFCSSGLEAIALASSRVMVGWSDITMAGGVESMTFVPMGGNMPRPYPNHTQAGGADLYCSMGTTAENVANRYGISREAQDEFAFNSQMKAVKAQKEGLYGEIIPTPAVKYVIGEDGLSKQETFLQDFDDGVRESTTLEGLAKLRPVFAAAGSVTAGNSSQTTDGAAACVIMSENKVKELGVKPLAKLVCYTTVGCRPDEMGVGPRYAIPKLLDKVGLTIDDIGLWEINEAFASQALYSIREIGLNKPQYMEKININGGAIALGHPLGCTGAKLAATLLYNMNKHGVKYGVESMCIGGGMGAAALFELCD